The Halosimplex litoreum genome has a window encoding:
- a CDS encoding hemolysin family protein produces MWPSELTAVAGIGVAQYTVPLVGIELGQTQVTALGVCLILLLLMGSGFFSSSEIALFSLPAHQIDAMVEKGERGARAVKSLKEDPHRLLVTILVGNNMVNITMSSVSTTLVGFYFDPGTAVLVSSLGITSMVLIFGESAPKSYAVENTELHARRVARGLKVVEKVLWPLITLFYYLTSVVNKVTGGSSSIEETYVTRDEIRNMIETGEREGILAEEERQMLQRTLRFTDATAKEVMTPRLDVVAIPTDATVEAAIRKCIRSGHARLPAYEESLDDVVGVFDIRDLEDTDYDTFADIEVGEVVSPTLHVPESKDVDDLLSEMRENRMHMVVVIDEFGATEGLVTMEDLTEEIVGEILAGDEEHPIEFVDDETVLVDGSVNIEEVNEALDVVLPEGEEFETIAGFIFNRAGRLVEEGETFDYENVTLRAERVEDTRIQKARVTVDRDIVDPADGESTADGASTADGAPPTDEDGTD; encoded by the coding sequence GTGTGGCCGTCCGAACTCACGGCAGTCGCCGGGATCGGTGTCGCACAGTACACCGTACCGCTCGTCGGTATCGAGCTTGGACAGACACAGGTCACGGCGCTCGGCGTCTGCCTGATCCTCCTGTTGCTGATGGGGTCGGGCTTCTTCTCGTCGTCCGAGATCGCACTGTTCTCCCTGCCCGCCCACCAGATCGACGCGATGGTCGAGAAGGGCGAACGCGGCGCGCGGGCGGTCAAGTCGCTCAAGGAGGACCCACACCGCCTGCTCGTGACGATCCTCGTCGGGAACAACATGGTCAACATCACCATGTCCTCGGTCTCGACGACGCTCGTCGGCTTCTACTTCGACCCGGGCACGGCGGTGCTCGTCTCCTCGCTCGGCATCACGTCGATGGTCCTCATCTTCGGCGAGAGCGCACCGAAGTCCTACGCGGTCGAGAACACCGAACTGCACGCCCGACGGGTCGCCCGCGGGCTGAAGGTCGTCGAGAAGGTGCTGTGGCCGCTCATCACTCTGTTCTACTACCTGACGAGCGTCGTCAACAAGGTCACCGGCGGCAGCTCGTCCATCGAGGAGACCTACGTCACTCGCGACGAGATCCGCAACATGATCGAGACCGGCGAGCGCGAGGGCATCCTGGCCGAGGAGGAGCGTCAGATGCTCCAGCGCACCCTGCGGTTCACCGACGCCACCGCCAAGGAGGTGATGACCCCCCGTCTCGACGTGGTCGCCATCCCGACGGACGCGACCGTCGAAGCGGCCATCCGGAAGTGCATCCGGTCGGGCCACGCCCGCCTGCCCGCCTACGAGGAGTCGCTCGACGACGTGGTCGGCGTCTTCGACATCCGCGACCTGGAGGACACCGATTACGACACCTTCGCCGACATCGAGGTGGGCGAGGTGGTCTCCCCGACCCTCCACGTCCCCGAGTCGAAGGACGTCGACGACCTCCTCTCGGAGATGCGCGAGAACCGGATGCACATGGTCGTCGTCATCGACGAGTTCGGCGCCACCGAGGGGCTGGTCACGATGGAGGACCTCACCGAGGAGATCGTCGGCGAGATCCTGGCCGGCGACGAGGAGCATCCGATCGAGTTCGTCGACGACGAGACCGTCCTGGTCGACGGCTCGGTCAACATCGAAGAGGTCAACGAGGCGCTGGACGTCGTCCTCCCCGAGGGCGAGGAGTTCGAGACCATCGCGGGGTTCATCTTCAACCGCGCCGGCCGCCTCGTCGAGGAGGGCGAGACGTTCGACTACGAGAACGTGACCCTGCGGGCCGAACGGGTGGAGGACACCCGCATCCAGAAGGCCCGGGTGACCGTCGACCGCGATATCGTCGACCCGGCCGACGGGGAGTCGACGGCAGACGGGGCGTCGACGGCGGACGGTGCGCCGCCGACCGACGAGGACGGGACCGACTGA
- a CDS encoding IS1595 family transposase, translating into MIPLDVFGSESVAADLLAQVRWRDGVTCPRCRSDWTVRNGSYREFQRYLCKNCDRTFNDKTGTIFAHSKIALRRWLFSIYAFLRFNTSLRQLQCEIEVTHKTMHRRIERFARALDAPSLDLVGPVEIDEVCANAGKKGRERDRESRSRGLSTRGRGSYDGDEPPIFIIADRATGQRYVIPAKAADESTIRLLLADRQQESITVYTDGFRAYEPLEDDDAFDREYVVHGDGEYADDEVHVNTCESHASQVRRWLSSHRGISKDKLTQYLRAFQLRRELFRKPGRAALKHAVQVTL; encoded by the coding sequence ATGATTCCGCTGGATGTGTTTGGGTCGGAATCGGTCGCAGCGGACCTGTTAGCGCAGGTTCGCTGGCGTGACGGTGTTACCTGTCCTCGCTGCCGTTCTGACTGGACGGTCAGAAACGGCAGCTACAGAGAGTTTCAGCGGTATCTGTGTAAGAATTGCGACCGCACGTTCAACGACAAGACCGGCACAATCTTCGCACATTCGAAGATTGCGCTCCGTCGGTGGTTGTTCTCAATTTACGCGTTCCTCCGGTTTAACACGAGTCTCCGCCAGCTACAGTGCGAAATCGAGGTGACACACAAGACGATGCACCGGCGCATCGAGCGCTTCGCCAGAGCGCTCGATGCGCCTTCCCTCGATCTTGTCGGACCCGTCGAAATCGACGAAGTGTGCGCCAACGCCGGGAAGAAAGGCCGCGAGCGCGACCGAGAGTCGCGCTCGCGCGGCCTGTCCACGCGCGGGCGTGGTTCATACGATGGCGACGAGCCCCCCATCTTCATCATCGCCGATCGCGCCACCGGACAGCGGTACGTCATTCCGGCGAAAGCCGCAGACGAATCGACGATTCGACTCCTGCTGGCCGACCGCCAACAGGAGTCGATCACTGTCTATACCGATGGCTTTCGGGCGTACGAGCCGCTCGAAGACGACGACGCATTTGACCGCGAGTACGTCGTCCACGGCGACGGCGAATACGCCGACGACGAGGTCCACGTCAACACCTGCGAGAGCCACGCGTCGCAGGTGCGACGGTGGCTCTCGTCTCACCGAGGTATCTCCAAAGACAAGCTAACACAGTATCTCAGAGCGTTTCAACTACGTCGAGAGCTGTTTCGGAAACCCGGCCGAGCTGCTCTCAAACACGCTGTCCAAGTGACGCTGTGA
- a CDS encoding DUF7521 family protein — MAYRRTTDPALRALAVGIGLVTIGVVLGGVLHRAVDVRLAVGVQNVSTAADFAVLADSLYAERDDAGSTDHRRTAV, encoded by the coding sequence CTGGCGTACCGCCGTACGACCGACCCGGCGCTACGCGCGCTCGCCGTCGGGATCGGCCTCGTGACCATCGGTGTCGTCCTCGGAGGCGTCCTCCACAGAGCCGTCGACGTGCGGCTCGCCGTCGGCGTCCAGAATGTCTCCACCGCCGCCGACTTCGCCGTGCTGGCCGACTCGCTGTACGCCGAGCGAGACGACGCTGGATCGACCGACCACCGCCGGACGGCCGTCTAA
- a CDS encoding DUF7521 family protein, whose protein sequence is MSPHATPGTIVLVALKTITLVLGGMITYFAYKAHRRSGAQPLWYLAVGFGVVTAGTLLAGAIDQAIRFSLFGVNVPFFGGNVDNQTVADFALAIESALTATGFAVIVYSLYSE, encoded by the coding sequence ATGAGCCCACACGCTACACCCGGTACCATCGTACTCGTCGCGTTGAAGACGATCACGCTCGTCCTCGGCGGGATGATCACCTACTTCGCCTACAAGGCACACCGTCGGAGCGGCGCACAGCCGCTGTGGTATCTCGCGGTCGGGTTCGGGGTCGTCACCGCCGGGACACTCCTCGCGGGCGCCATCGACCAGGCGATACGCTTCTCGCTGTTCGGGGTGAACGTCCCCTTCTTCGGCGGCAACGTCGACAACCAGACGGTCGCCGACTTCGCGCTCGCGATCGAGAGCGCGCTGACCGCCACCGGCTTCGCCGTCATCGTCTACTCGCTGTACTCGGAGTGA
- a CDS encoding winged helix-turn-helix domain-containing protein, translating to MVRDPFADDEAPDLQEVLDALDDPDCRAIVSALEEPMTASEISEESDIPLSTTYRKLDRLEEAQLLFEGTEIRPDGQHASIYEVDFEEVVIALTEERDFETEIARQARTPDQRLESLWSEVRKET from the coding sequence ATGGTCCGTGACCCGTTCGCGGACGACGAGGCGCCGGACCTCCAGGAGGTGCTCGACGCGCTCGACGACCCGGACTGTCGGGCGATCGTCAGCGCGCTGGAGGAACCGATGACCGCCAGCGAGATCTCCGAGGAGAGCGACATCCCGCTGTCGACGACCTACCGCAAGCTCGACCGACTGGAGGAGGCCCAGTTGCTGTTCGAAGGCACGGAGATCCGCCCGGACGGCCAGCACGCCAGCATCTACGAGGTCGACTTCGAGGAAGTCGTCATCGCTTTGACCGAGGAGCGCGACTTCGAAACCGAGATCGCCCGTCAGGCACGGACGCCGGACCAGCGCCTCGAATCGCTCTGGTCGGAGGTACGCAAGGAAACATGA
- a CDS encoding TIGR04053 family radical SAM/SPASM domain-containing protein encodes MRPPVDTAERPLVLIWEVTQACDLTCDHCRADARPARHPDELSTAEGKELLDQATDFGERQLVVLSGGDPMKRTDLVELVSYGTDRGLTVSLTPSGTDELDADAIGALADAGLKRMALSLDGATPERHDAFRGESGSFEATMRAARGTQEAGIPLQINTTVCADTVEDLPAIRDVVADLGAVLWSVFFLVPVGRGQVLDPIPPERAERVMEWLADVADEAPFGLKTTEAPHYRRVRRQTAAGSAGASSDGDGGGPTDDENRRASVLAGDGFAFVSHTGEVYPSGFLPQSAGTVPEDHVAEVYRESELFTSLRDRDELHGKCGVCPFREVCGGSRSRAFAHTGDPLASDPLCGYVPPGYDGPLPWDEATDAARADGRP; translated from the coding sequence ATGCGGCCGCCGGTCGACACCGCCGAGCGGCCGCTCGTGCTCATCTGGGAGGTGACCCAGGCCTGCGATCTGACCTGCGACCACTGTCGGGCCGACGCTCGACCCGCTCGCCACCCCGACGAGCTGTCGACGGCGGAGGGCAAGGAGCTGCTCGACCAGGCTACCGACTTCGGCGAGCGCCAGCTGGTCGTCCTCTCGGGCGGCGACCCGATGAAGCGTACGGACCTCGTCGAGCTGGTCAGCTACGGGACCGATCGGGGGCTCACGGTGTCGCTGACCCCCAGCGGGACGGACGAACTCGACGCCGACGCGATCGGGGCGCTGGCCGACGCCGGCCTGAAGCGGATGGCCCTGAGCCTCGACGGTGCGACCCCCGAACGTCACGACGCCTTCCGCGGCGAGTCGGGGAGTTTCGAGGCGACGATGCGAGCGGCGAGAGGGACTCAGGAAGCAGGAATCCCGCTGCAGATCAACACGACCGTCTGCGCCGACACCGTCGAGGACCTGCCGGCGATCCGCGACGTCGTGGCCGACCTCGGTGCGGTGCTGTGGAGCGTGTTCTTCCTCGTCCCCGTCGGTCGCGGACAGGTGCTGGACCCGATCCCGCCCGAGCGCGCGGAGCGAGTGATGGAGTGGCTGGCCGACGTCGCCGACGAGGCACCGTTCGGCCTGAAGACGACGGAGGCGCCCCACTACCGTCGAGTTCGCAGGCAGACGGCCGCCGGATCGGCGGGTGCGTCGTCGGACGGCGATGGCGGGGGGCCGACCGACGACGAAAACCGGCGGGCGAGCGTCCTGGCGGGCGACGGCTTCGCGTTCGTGAGCCACACGGGCGAGGTGTACCCGTCGGGCTTCTTGCCGCAGTCGGCGGGTACGGTCCCCGAGGATCACGTCGCCGAGGTGTACCGCGAGTCGGAGCTGTTCACGTCGCTGCGGGACCGCGACGAACTGCACGGGAAGTGCGGCGTCTGTCCGTTCAGAGAGGTCTGCGGCGGGAGTCGGTCGCGAGCGTTCGCCCACACCGGCGACCCGCTTGCGAGCGACCCGCTCTGTGGCTACGTCCCACCGGGCTACGACGGGCCGCTCCCGTGGGACGAGGCGACCGACGCGGCCCGGGCCGACGGACGCCCCTGA
- a CDS encoding Htur_1727 family rSAM-partnered candidate RiPP, whose amino-acid sequence MSDLDIDLGDREPGDASLDGIVGAPRGDVTREWELFVRETAGDPLTHAGSVSAPSAEIAREQAERLFGWSAETLWLCPADETRRFAADGVALSDRAGETGATDDTRSGDDGGEQA is encoded by the coding sequence ATGTCCGACCTCGATATCGACCTCGGCGACCGCGAACCGGGCGACGCTTCTCTCGACGGGATCGTCGGCGCGCCCCGCGGTGACGTGACCCGGGAGTGGGAGCTGTTCGTCCGCGAAACGGCTGGCGACCCCCTGACCCACGCCGGCAGCGTCAGCGCCCCCTCGGCGGAGATCGCCCGCGAACAGGCCGAACGGCTGTTCGGCTGGAGCGCCGAGACGCTGTGGCTCTGTCCCGCCGACGAGACCAGACGGTTCGCGGCCGACGGGGTCGCCCTCTCGGACCGTGCCGGTGAGACGGGTGCGACGGACGACACTCGGTCCGGTGACGACGGAGGTGAACAGGCGTGA
- a CDS encoding TIGR04347 family pseudo-SAM/SPASM protein yields MISVSKLLCDLDAEGDGLRYDAAAESEKAQIRERKQRRPVVVWNCTKQCNLYCDHCYAAAETEPAPGEMTTAEGKQFLDELAEFGAPVVLFSGGEPLAREDLVELVGHASDAGLRPVLSTNGTLLTEERAAALRDAGLQYVGVSVDGMPERNDAFRGQEGAFDRALEGIEASQSAGLKTGLRYTITRHNADDLADVVDLLADRGVDRFCFYHLDYGGRGAEIRDADLTPQERRAAVRRVCDLTREYHGRGHEIETLLVGNYADAAYLVEYARRELGEAMADRVRGYLLTNGGDPTGERIADVDYQGNVHLTQFWQGYSLGNVRDRPFGAIWTDESNPLLGALRERERHLTGRCADCRYRDICRGGSRLRALSAGDDPFGPDPQCYLTPEERGTDGETGVPDAAD; encoded by the coding sequence GTGATCTCGGTCAGCAAGCTCCTCTGTGACCTCGACGCGGAGGGCGACGGCCTGCGCTACGACGCCGCCGCCGAGTCGGAGAAAGCGCAGATCCGCGAGCGCAAACAGCGCCGCCCCGTCGTCGTCTGGAACTGCACGAAACAGTGCAACCTCTACTGCGACCACTGCTACGCGGCCGCCGAGACCGAACCGGCCCCCGGAGAGATGACCACCGCCGAGGGCAAACAGTTCCTCGACGAACTCGCAGAGTTCGGGGCCCCCGTCGTCCTCTTCTCCGGCGGCGAACCGCTGGCCCGCGAGGACTTGGTCGAACTGGTCGGCCACGCCAGCGACGCGGGACTGCGGCCAGTTCTCTCCACGAACGGGACGCTGTTGACCGAGGAACGGGCCGCGGCGCTCCGCGACGCGGGCCTCCAGTACGTCGGCGTCTCCGTCGACGGGATGCCCGAGCGCAACGACGCCTTCCGCGGCCAGGAGGGCGCGTTCGATCGCGCGCTGGAAGGGATCGAGGCCTCCCAGTCCGCGGGGCTGAAGACCGGCCTGCGCTACACGATCACTCGACACAACGCCGACGACCTGGCGGACGTGGTGGATCTCTTGGCCGACCGCGGCGTCGACCGCTTTTGCTTCTACCACCTCGACTACGGCGGCCGCGGCGCGGAGATCCGGGACGCCGACCTGACGCCACAGGAACGGCGGGCGGCGGTCCGGCGGGTCTGCGACCTGACTCGCGAGTACCACGGCCGGGGCCACGAGATCGAGACGCTGCTGGTCGGCAACTACGCCGACGCCGCCTACCTCGTCGAGTACGCCCGTCGGGAACTGGGCGAAGCGATGGCCGACCGGGTCCGGGGATACCTGCTGACCAACGGCGGCGACCCCACCGGCGAGCGGATCGCCGACGTGGACTACCAGGGGAACGTCCACCTCACGCAGTTCTGGCAGGGCTACTCGCTGGGCAACGTCCGCGACCGCCCGTTCGGCGCGATCTGGACCGACGAGTCCAATCCGCTCCTGGGGGCGCTCCGCGAGCGGGAACGGCACCTCACCGGCCGCTGTGCCGACTGCCGGTACCGGGACATCTGCCGCGGCGGCTCTCGCCTGCGGGCGCTCTCGGCCGGCGACGACCCGTTCGGCCCGGACCCGCAGTGCTATCTCACCCCCGAGGAACGCGGGACCGACGGCGAGACGGGCGTTCCGGACGCCGCCGACTGA
- a CDS encoding ribonuclease H family protein, protein MAAYGRPTLRDLFDEAPTPHIAHPPRTHHRDFYLATDGSYRAAGGTAPGDDAREFTGGLGVVIETRDGERVARLSVPNRAPDNNVAEYRALHLGLDVLATRSPADASVGVLIDHDILAENVNAAVLTHRDPELEPTHSVTHPPAIGLHWRGISSRLRDFAEIRAARIDSGYNPAHPLANAPDEYAHVNGEPDRCLLPEAPSATGDDRYPPPSRADRGSASD, encoded by the coding sequence ATGGCCGCATACGGCCGGCCGACTCTTCGGGACCTGTTCGACGAGGCACCGACGCCGCACATCGCCCACCCGCCTCGTACGCACCACCGAGACTTCTATCTCGCTACCGACGGCTCCTATCGAGCCGCCGGTGGCACCGCGCCAGGCGACGACGCTCGCGAGTTCACCGGCGGACTCGGTGTCGTCATCGAGACGCGCGACGGCGAGCGCGTCGCGCGGCTGTCGGTGCCCAACCGCGCCCCCGACAACAACGTCGCCGAGTATCGGGCGCTGCACCTCGGTCTCGACGTGCTCGCCACCCGCTCGCCCGCCGACGCGAGCGTCGGCGTCCTCATCGACCACGATATCCTCGCCGAGAACGTCAACGCCGCCGTCCTGACCCACCGGGACCCGGAACTGGAGCCGACCCACTCGGTGACCCACCCGCCCGCCATCGGCCTCCACTGGCGCGGCATCAGCTCGCGGCTGCGCGACTTCGCCGAGATCCGCGCCGCCCGCATCGACAGCGGGTACAACCCGGCCCACCCGCTCGCCAACGCCCCCGACGAGTACGCCCACGTCAACGGCGAGCCCGACCGCTGTCTCCTCCCCGAAGCGCCGTCGGCGACCGGCGACGACCGCTATCCACCGCCCTCGCGGGCCGACCGCGGTAGCGCGAGCGACTGA
- a CDS encoding DUF5788 family protein, whose product MNDRERQRLLDATRRQSGTIGERIPETVTVQGDAFPLREFVFECKRLDAVPESERERIEETERRLQRERLARKQRIEDGDISQEEGEALVDSIRGLDRAINALEGLDEPRYSEQLRRKKIEDAEELLSLIEQRP is encoded by the coding sequence GTGAACGACCGCGAGCGCCAGCGGTTGCTCGACGCGACGCGGCGCCAGTCCGGGACCATCGGCGAGCGGATCCCGGAGACGGTCACCGTCCAGGGGGACGCGTTCCCGCTCCGGGAGTTCGTCTTCGAATGCAAGCGCCTCGACGCCGTCCCCGAGTCCGAGCGCGAGCGCATCGAGGAGACCGAGCGTCGCCTCCAGCGCGAGCGACTGGCGCGCAAACAGCGGATCGAAGACGGCGACATCAGTCAGGAGGAGGGCGAGGCACTGGTCGACAGCATCCGAGGCCTCGATCGCGCGATCAACGCGCTGGAGGGGCTGGACGAGCCGAGGTACTCGGAGCAGCTGCGGCGCAAGAAGATCGAAGACGCCGAGGAACTGCTGTCGCTGATCGAACAGCGACCCTGA
- a CDS encoding DUF7351 domain-containing protein yields MGAESSPRAAFELASNDTRMAILHELAEAFRESPIDPFVAYSDLREGVGVRDKGNFNYHLDRLGDLVTEGSDGYAVSSVGLTVVSAVASGSLDPDWTWGPADVPGECSFCGDALALRYENGHLLLTCGVDDHALLFPVSPSLLDGHEGDALLERVAVVLTHQAEGIRRGVCPECEGDLTPGIVPEPKPEQDGYFFHGDCRGCGFQHGFPVGAAALSHPEVVAAYATEGIDLRATPFWTLEWCRVGAETVVAEDPLRVRVDVRLPEEMLIVTLDGDADVVSVEGRKPSE; encoded by the coding sequence ATGGGCGCGGAGTCGAGCCCGAGGGCGGCGTTCGAACTGGCGAGCAACGACACGCGGATGGCGATCCTCCACGAACTGGCGGAAGCGTTCCGCGAGTCACCGATCGACCCGTTCGTCGCCTACAGCGACCTCCGCGAGGGGGTCGGGGTCCGCGACAAGGGGAACTTCAACTACCACCTCGACCGGCTCGGCGACCTCGTGACCGAGGGATCCGATGGATACGCCGTCTCCAGCGTGGGACTGACCGTCGTCTCGGCCGTCGCCTCGGGGTCACTCGACCCCGACTGGACCTGGGGGCCGGCCGACGTTCCGGGGGAGTGTTCCTTCTGCGGTGACGCGCTGGCGCTGCGCTACGAGAACGGCCACCTGCTGCTCACCTGCGGCGTCGACGACCACGCCCTGCTGTTCCCCGTCTCCCCGAGTCTCCTCGACGGCCACGAGGGCGACGCACTGCTGGAGCGGGTCGCCGTCGTCCTCACTCATCAGGCCGAAGGGATCCGCCGCGGGGTCTGCCCGGAGTGCGAGGGCGACCTGACGCCCGGGATCGTCCCCGAACCGAAGCCCGAACAGGACGGTTACTTCTTCCACGGCGACTGCCGCGGCTGTGGCTTCCAGCACGGATTCCCCGTCGGCGCGGCCGCCCTCTCTCACCCCGAGGTCGTCGCCGCGTACGCGACCGAGGGCATCGACCTCCGAGCGACCCCCTTCTGGACGCTGGAGTGGTGTCGCGTCGGCGCGGAAACCGTCGTCGCCGAGGACCCGCTCCGCGTCCGCGTCGACGTGCGACTGCCCGAGGAGATGCTGATAGTCACGCTGGACGGTGACGCCGACGTGGTCTCGGTCGAGGGGCGAAAACCGAGCGAATAG